gacctggaaatgaagaatatgagcatctacatctgtcATGACCCAAATGCAGTAGGAATCATCATTGAGGGAGTACCAGTCCTTCCTCATCTTGGAAACCTGGTCAAAGCATGCTGCCTACTTCTGGGATTGACGTATGCACTTAATCTTGAGTATCCatccaaactttccaaaacatttgaggtgtttcaaagactttttgtgggacttgacacactgcgcccaaaaccaacccccaaattcatgactctcaaaaacaagcttctagcttaggcagtgagccatgactgtcagcttgcacttttgaacagctattttcttgtgtctgttcaaaatcattttacattgttcattgagtggaattattcagaatgttgtaacggtttgtcctgttcaggttttatacaaagctccaggtcatcgtttctggtgtgtaaattaagttttttttatgttttatacacactaaattgccccactgtgaagctccagctggtcagaaggaggaatctgtgagttgtttaagttaaaatgtttcaaaatatacacactgaaagacactacagtgaaggtgttctgcttgtgaattgttacagaagtacagataatcttaatgttaaattgttttagcaagaaactgtactgtgaatgttctaagtaaaacttgagatgctgaggtcatgcattcttttatgcactaaatactgatgttcttgactgttaatactgtccagcttattgacaggtttggatatggcttgtgaaaatgttttaatatgtatacggttaaaaaaaagaaaactactgtgaaggtgttctatacagcactttaaaaagttgaggtcatgcattcttgtataatatggatgttgactgttcatactgtccagctcattgccactgtttttatatggtaatgatttaataaaggttggaatttgatatgtcttgatttttttattattattctaagtaattattttaagcagtttccattttcaaaacaaagaaagggtaagttggtcaaaattaataaaattgagtacaaaaataattttttcatttaaatgttacttattttaattaagtcttgtgtgtttaatatgctgatgtttttttttacattgattttactcaatttcttggctttttctgtaaacgcaacttaatctttttgcataaatcgaaatgcatattattaagttctacttactcaaaatacgaattagttgactaaactaacaaaaattgcttggaaaatgttgccttatttttattgagttagatctaggcaacagtttttacagtgtacttgttcaaaataaacttgaaCCATCAACCATATTTTTGATGCTTCAGCTGCCAACCGGAGGAATTATCTGCCATGCATCGTGTGCAGCCGCTCCTTAAAGTGGTCCTATTATGCGAAACTAACTCTTCTTACCCGTTGGTACCGGTTTTTGTGTATGTGGGATCCCCACAACTCCCAGAAATGGGAACACAAACCATGAATGCATTGCataattattttcaaaacaatcttgcctttttcAAAACATACTCCAAACGAGCGGTTTGAAATGTGAGACTTTAGTGACATGTTGAAGTGTTGACAGAGTCTGAGCTGAAAACATCTGTTACATATAAAACAACCGCTTTTATCAGTGTGGGACATTTAACATACTGCTTATCAGTGTGGGACATTTAACATACTGCTGTAAATGAAACTATTCCTTGCAAACTGGaaacaggtaccgtatttttcggactacaagtcgtagttttttttcatagttttttctccagtgcgatttatatatgtttttttccttctttattatgcattttcggcaggtgcgacttatactccgaaaaatgcggtactttaACAAATCCATACAAATACAGCGTGTGGAACATGTCAATTATTAGCAGAAAGAGATACCTGTTTGTATATTTACCTGATGCAGGTTAGATAAAATGGCCACAGATGCTGAATATAGTTATATGGTGTTTAAAAAGCAGGTTGGaagtgtattatttattattttttcaatttacattttattatttttttcctctcatgCTCTGTCTATTTCTTGtgtgtatgtgtcgctgccccaggtgtgcattgctgatcgcagtggcgggtctgctgaggtgctatggcatgccggctgtgggcgtgGGGCTGGACCCTTATGGCCTTCtaccggatgggatgcctggtgggtggtgggctggGGGGCCTGGACGTTTGGTGGTGCTGGGCACTTGTGACAACcaggcttgttttttttttagatgggtTAGTGGAGTGGATGTAGGTGGGATCTACTACTTGGGGCGGTCGGACTGGTGGTGAATTGGCATGGGTGCCTGCTGCGCGGCGAGTTACAGGTCATTGCCGGGGCGGCTGCGTGCTGTTCGCCTCTCGGTGGCGGTCTCCGGTGCGGTCTGCGGCTCTATGGGATGTGGCACTCGGCATGGTCAGGGGCGCGTTAGGATGTTTGGTTGTCCGATGGCTCGATTAGGCTGGGCTGTGGATGGAGTTGGGGTAGGTGTGTGCGTTGTTGCAGTTTGTGGGGTCGGTCTCGCTCTTTTGTTTCGATTTCAGCAGCAGCGGATGTTTGTACTGCGGATGGGCGGTGGTGGTTGCTGTTGTTCTACCGGCGGTTGGCgttgctgtgttgggttggagtggttggggtgTTGTTATTGGTGGCCGTGTGCCGATGGAGTTGTGGGTACTGGCTGACGTTAGTGTTAAACTAACTTGTGATTGTTGATGTGTAATTTAGAATATCCCGTGATCCAAGTGGACTCAACCGCTCACAATTTGCACTGTTACACTATATTTTGTTTTATGGTCAGTATAAATGTCCTCACTTGTTGCAATGATGCCACAGTTTGGTTTATCAACCAAATGGTTGGAAACAGCCACATTGGATATGCCAGGTGCCTTCAGGGACATCCCATAAGAAATATTTTGACTGTGTTTTCTGtttattttgcatttaaaaagagATTACTGCAGACAATACATATGTGAGACCAACTACAACATGTGAATATGAAAATAGTAactgtgaagctgtattttaaagCACGCTATACAATCACACCCAAACGTAAcactttttgttttgtaaaattaAACAGTTGTTTTATTGTGTAATAAATATGAGAAATAATAAGCCTTCTAATGGGAAATCGTGTGACCCAAAGAAGATTCGCCATCTCACAATTTGCACTGTGTTACAGGCAACTACAATAAACAAAAGCATAATCCACCTGATTGTCCGTGAATGTTGAAGCGATAGCAGTGTGGAGCTGCAATTTTCCACATAAAGTTGTGGACCGTCACACATATAGAcaaaacaaccattcacactcacatttacaacgATGGATAATTACCCAATTATGCGGGTTTTAGCAATGTTTGAGTAAACCAGATTACACAGAGAAAACCCACGCACgcccagggagaacatgcaaactacacacagaGATTTGAACCCTGATTTCTTGTCTGTTTGGCCCTCTGTGCAGCCAAAAAGGAAACCAGTCCAAGCAAACAAACTCAGTCAATGTGAAATAAAGTATTATCATGAGTGTAAGTAAAAGTAAGCAAAAACTGACAATTCTACACTGgatgcagagattttaaattgGGCAAGCAAAAATGATGAAATAGGATAGAGGAAATCACTTAACATTTGGTGACATAGAGTAAACACCAGCTTGAAATGTATCttcatttatttttgtgtgtgattTATGACCCATCTGTGGGTACTTGCAAGAATGACATAAGAATCAAAACTAAATCAGGCAAGGCGACTGGACTTTGGCAAAAGATATGAACTGCAACTGTAAAGAATATTCACACGACGGATGTCAACAGGACTCATTTGGGTTGCTCTGCCGATGCTGACGTTATTATCAGGGATAGGAACAATTGTTGGCCTTCTGTTCCTGGAGAAGGCAAACCTGTGTAACAGGCCAAAATGCTTTAGTTTCCTGATATACATCTGATATCTGTGGAGGGACGGACGGATGAATGGATAGGAGATGTAATTGTTATTGGGAGATATGTATGACGCAAATTACCTTCCATAGTGCATGACAGAGTTGTAGTCATAGGGAGTACCAAGGTTTCTTGTATTAATCCTCCGGAAATTGCCTTCCATTCCTGCAAGAAATTATGTTGTCAAATCTTTGTTTAGATATTCCTAAACAATCAATGCTCTCAGCTTGGGCAAAAGAAAATAATTAATATATTGTTGACATTGCCCACCACTAATGACATTCTGGAGGAGTATTCGAACATGCTGGTCCCTGTCGGATCGAGTCTGTTCATGATTAAATCCCAACGCATGGAGCAGCTCGTGTTGGATGACCTGTTGGAAAACACAACCCCGGCGACTCAAAGACACCACTTGAGCGCGACCACGACGTCCAACAAATGAGAAACACCTGCAAAAGAACAAAATCATCTGGTAGTAATACATTTGTTAAGGTTTGATGCTTGGAGTAAATTGTGTTTCCGTTCTCTACAACACACTTTTTACAGAATGTGGCATTTATTAATGCCATTTTTATTAAAACTCTCCACATTTGAGTAATGACATGCTATACTAACAGTTTAgggctgtcttcaaatagtcAAAGATTCTACGATTTGATTCGATGAAGTCTGGTTCGACTATCAACCTTGCAGTCGAATCTTCTGATATTAACATTCCCTGTCCCTACCGTGGGGGGAGGTGAGTTAATACCTGCTGAGACCCCGCTTACAGCAGATGATAAATCAATTGTGTTCATCATGTCTTCTTTAAATATTAGTAAAATACTCTTGCGTGCAGACAAATAGTTCTTAGAGAGTGAAAGGTCATTCTTAAATTTCGGCTGTCACAAGAGATTGATCGCTGCTTCCGGTCCCTGCATCCGATCACTGCTTCCTGGTGTGATGTCACGTGTCTAAATTAAACGACTGGCTGTATTTTGGAGTACCATATCTCTTGcgctataaaatatatttttctgcaCACAATAATAAGTTGCTAATAGTGTTGGGAGGATCGCACGGCTCTTGCCGGCAGGATCCTGCGGTTGACCCACTGGAAATTGAAAACGTGGGCCGGAGGTTTAGCGCTTTTTTTGCAATGGTAACGAATTACCCTTTTGCTGGTTCATATACACAAAATTTGTTATGACGTCTACTTCCTTTCACATTTGATGTCCTATTGTTGCTGCTTTGGAGCCGAGAACCTCACTAAACTGtggtttaaccttttttttttttagatggaaaAAGTTGGAAATTGGCATTTTGTTTGTTCACTTAAATGAAACACTATTCAttttacaaatatatttagttAACTTCCGGACATTAATTAACTATATAACAGTAGTAGTGTATACTgactggtcactaggtgtcaTTAACATTACTGTTACCTAGTGACCAGTGACATTACCATAACTAAAACTATGCATTTCTTGCATATTTACAAATGACTTTGTCCGGAGAATGTGTGATTATAAAGAAATGTTGTTTCTTGAAATCGTTTTCCTCTATATTTTGATTTCTAGTcttctttttttgtattattttatatttgtatccACAGCTGATGTGATAATTTGGCTGTATGTTGCAACAAAAGTGGCAAAGATTTTAAATCTTTCTTCTGGCGAACAATCCAAATTAATACTGCCATACAGAcctactttgcactgaacaggaagtctgtGTGTAACTAGATAGATGTTATGTTGCTTTTGGTTTCACACTTGGTATCAGTATCAAGGTTGTGACAGTTGTGATTCAAcgcctcaattttttttttaacttacacaatctttttatttttagccTTACGCTtagacatttaatttttttcttgacATTTTCATAACTCTCTTTGTTTGACtcttgtaataaaataaaataaaaaatacaataacaagattttaattaaccctaaccctaaccaatatTGCTTGAATAGTGCTCTACAGTACATAATACATTCAAAAAGTTATTGTAAGGACTGGCTTGTGCATGCATGGTGTTAACCATACCCGGAACGGGACTGGATGTCCACAAAGTCGCTCTGCCCATTCAGGGGTGTAAATCGAACACAAGTGGAAGCCGCAAATGACCGCAGACCTTGGATGATAGTCTCTCTTTCTCCAGATGCTTGATCAAAGAtaacaaaaacaagaataaaaatgaAGAACCCAGAGACATTTGTGCTTAAAGTACAGTAAATAGATATTAGCAATGTGAAAGATGTGTCATGTTACATTTATGTTAAATTGTTTATAATAAATTCCTTATTTGACACATTCTAGTGTGCAATACCTATAGTACACTAAAACTAATGTACATTGAAGTGAACAAAGAACAAATATTGATGTAAAATGATTGACATGTTTGCTACTGCTTTTTACTATCAGGCTTTCCATAGCAATTTTAAGGCTAAAAGACTCAAAATAGAGAGCTCTGATAGAGCTTTCCTATCTAGTCTTAGAGCCTTTCATCCGGGTAGGCTTCACGGTTCATGCCTCAAGATAGGACAGCTATGCTCCAGCTACAGAGCTCTACAAGAGCTACAGTCCAGCTACAAAGCACTACTAGAGCTGTCTTATCTATTCTTTAACCATCTTATCTGGGCAGACTTCATGGTTCACAAGACAGCTCTAGTACATCGATTGTGTGATAGATTTACTACCCTGAGAATACGATAACAAGAACAAATGAGAATATTCACAGGATTGTTGGACCTACAGTACTGGTTGGAGATGCGATACGGCACATACACGTTGCCATCAGATGATTTTGGCCAAAGGCAACCTCGTTGTGTACAAGGATCAGCATTCTCCAGACCACTTGGTACTGCTATGTCTCCAAACATAACAAGAGGGTCATCCGGGTTCTTTCCTAGAAAATGATCAACAAAGTGTAAGTCACTTCTGTTGGTCTGCAAACTGTCCCCCCTGCTACTTCCCATTAGACAAAATATTACAAGTTATACTATTGTAAAAACAATATATTGTTAATTGTAAATGATTCATACTTGGAACTTGTTGAGAAAGAAACATACCAACATTAACGTTTGCTCTTTCCAGCAATGTGGAGACACTAAATTCCTCATCTGCAATGGTGTTGTCTGGGTGATAAAGAGACATACAATATTGTTCATCAATATTTATTGTGACAGATATGTGTATGTTGCTGAAACCACTTTAACCTGAGTTTCCCTGGATCTTTTCAGAAAAACCCTGAAATAGAACACAAGGAATAGGTCAATTAAAAGGAAATACTTGCCTTTATTCGCCGTGTATTTTCAGAGTAACTTGAGTTAATCACGTGGGTGGCTGGATCGGTACAAACATTGATAGTATCTATACTCAGGTAGTGTCAGTATTGGATCAACACTGGCTTGATGACATGGATATTCTTAAGTTGTCTTCTGTGTGTAGGTTGCAATTTTTCACACATGTGCGAACCAATCAACCATACTAGCAATACTTTTGTTTATCATTTGTTACCTTTTGTGTTTTCATTCTGTCTCCAGATGCCAATTATTGCTAGTGCAGGGCGAAGCAACAGTGCTCACCCGCAGCTAAAGCGGCTGAGGCAAGAACTGGATTGTACGTCTTGAGTCTTGACTGACTCTAATGATTGTGAAAGCTGTATCTTTTTCAATTTCGCCTCCAGTATTTGCTCACACGTTTTTTTGTACTTGCtatgttttttgctgttttctattTGATTTGCTTTCATGCTACGTCACCTTTTATTAGTTGTTTTAGAATGACTACTTTTGTGTTGTACTTTGTGCTTTTCATATTGCCGCCATTCTAGACATAATTGGCCACACTCCACAAGCAGCTGATGAAATCCTTCAATGAGGTTTGGTCAACTGAAAAAACGTTTTAATCAGAAAGCAACAGCAGAACCAGATTCTGTATTAATATAGAATGGAATGAAATGATCTTGTCcaacaacattttgttttcagcacaaacctgttcaagatgaGACTAACAACATTGTACAGAGTCAGCAAATCAGCAAAATACAGTTTATTAGAAATATCTACATGTGCAGCAGGATTCAAAACTCATAACAAATCGAATATCGTAGTGTTTCAAAACTCTATAAAgtacggtatgtgtgtgtgtataatatatgctTTTTTGACACTGAGTAGAGAGACAAGGGACACTGTCGAAATAAAGAATGGAAAGAAGGCATTCAATGTGTCACTTCAATTGTATACAAATAAAAGTATacttatatacacatgtatgttatatatatatatatatatatatttttttttttttttttttttttgggaggggTGATATTCTTTTTTCAttgatatttgtatatgtatgttgggtttttttgtctCTGTGTTTAGATGTGGGACAAACAgtagaaattgttttttttttatttaatttgatacTCAATCTGGAGCAGGTTCAATCTTAAAACATTAGGAAGTTAGTTtgttacatatataaatatatacatatatatatatatatatatatatatatatatatatatatatatatatatatatatatattatatatatatatatatatatatatatatatatataacactccTTATCAAATGTTTGTTATGTAACTCACATACCCTCTTTTTTCTGATTATCAACAATCAGTCAAAATTAACATGATTGTACTAAATCAGCATAAGACTATGATTTACAATACAGTTCTTAAATATAATCATATGAAATGATTGGTTTATGTTCATGATCTCAAAGATTTATtgagatttttttcaaaaatatatacataaaggtTTCTGTGCTTACCTGTATGGTGGAACTCTGGACAGAGCAGAGGAGGAAGCTGAGCGCTGCAGTTTGAAAGATCATGACTGGTTAAGACATGCGGCAACAAAATATCCACACAAGAAGTTCATCTTTTATATGGGAAGTCTACTTGTTGTTATCCATATACGGCATGTTACTTGCAAAAACAGCAGCGGAAGAACACAAGATCCTCCTCGAATTGCACCACCATCATTTGAATAGCATCTCATTTCAAATGACTAAGCTGTCTTGAAATTAGATGTTGTATTatgtaattaaaataaatgtaatcacctccaacatttatttaaaaaaaaaaagtttttgtggtTTGTAAATGGGCTTTACGTCTATAGCACAATTCTACTCAaagtgtatcaatcaatcaatcaatgtttatttatatagccctaaatcacaagtgtctcaaagggctgcacaagccacaacgacatcctcggtatagcccacataagggcaaggaaaaactcaccccagtgggacgtcgatgtgaatgactatgagaaaccttggagaggaccgcatatgtgggtaaccccccccccccctctagggagaccgaatgcaatggatgtcgagtgggtctaacataatattgtgagagtccagtccatagtggatccagcataacagtaagagtccagtccacagtggggtcagcaggaaaccatcccgagcggagacgggtcagcagcgcagagatgttcccaaccaatatacaggcgagcggtccaccccgggtcccgaccccggacagccagcaccccatccatggccaccggatctgtgtgtcttcccctccacaagggataggggggagcagaggagaaaagaaaagaaacggcagatcaactggtctaaaaaaaaggggggctattcaaaggctagagtatacaaatgagttttgagatgggacttaaatgtttctactgaggtagcatctctaattgttaccgggagggcattccatagtgctggagcccgaatagaaaacgctctacagcccgcagactttttttgggctctgggaatcactaataagccggagttctttgaacgcagatttcttgccgggacatatggtacaatacaatcggtacgATAGGCTTACGTAATAGGCTTAGGTAAGATAGGTATAACCTTGTTTATTCATTTACACATTGCTTTAATGGCAAACAATTTCAAAACGTGTGATATTATATTCTTAAGTACCATTGTTTAGTACTTAACCAAAAATAACCCATTTCAAACACATGAGCAGCTTCTGGTTTCAGCATGCGTCAAAAGTCAGCAAATTCTGTTTCGTGcttgatgtttaaaaaaaatgtataagcattgtaatgtttttttaaaacaacagtTCATAAAAATATCTGTCGATAACCTCAAATAACAAACAACTACACTTTAAAATTTAGAATAACTTATATCCATTCACGTCATTTATAATAAAATTTGAAGCTGTCCTTTTCATCTTAGCTTTTTACACCAGGTGACATGTTTGTGGTTACATTGCCATAACTAAATACGCTTGCATTCCATGCTAAAAATTGATGTGACCCATTTTTGGAAAACAATTTTCTCTTTCACTTTGAATGCTAAGATAATATAATAGTTAATAAGATAATATTTTCTTACGACTCAAAGTCATAACATTGGAGTAGCGTTGCAGAAGTTCTGTGCATGTGAGTTGCAAAGGGATTGGGCAGCTTTGTAAATCGAGCAGTGACTACTTCCTTCCTGGCTAATTAACTGGTAGTTGGGCTGACTTCCATTATGTTGTGACCTTGCTCGTGTTTTGGGTGTTTGTGTGATTTTGGCATTTGCAGCATTTTTCTTTGTGAATTTTTAAAATCCTGTGAATCAATTCCTCGAGTCATGCAAGTAAtttgattacaaaaaaatattgtgttattttttcTCCTTCAAGAAATCTGCAAATTCCTAAATAATAATCATGCCATCTCTCTTCTCCTGCTTAACCCAGGTCCGgttgcgagggcagcagcctaaacagagaagcccagatttccctctccctagccaatttgtccagctcttcccggaggaACCCGAGGcaatcccaggccagctgggagatctCGTCCCCCCAATGTGTCCGGGGTCCTCACTAtgtcctcctaccggttggatgtTCCCAtgacacctccccagggaggcatcTGGGATGCTTCCTGACCCAATGCCCAAACcagctcatctggctcctctcgatgtggagcagCAGCtgttttactctgagctcctcccaaatgaccaagcttctcaccctatctctaagggatggGTGAGAAACCAATTGGCGAAACAAATTTTCgacgcttgtactcgtgatcttgatattttggtcacaacccaaagctcatgaccatagatgaggataggAACatatatcgaccggtaaattgagagctttgccttccagcttagCTCATTCTTCACCACAAAAGACCGATACAGTGACCGCATTCTGCAGAcggcgcaccaatccgcctgtcgatttcacaATCCACTCTCAACACGTCAACAAGACTTtgaggtacttgaattcctctacttggggcaaaaTCCCCTCCCTCTTACTCTCTGAGCACATCCC
This is a stretch of genomic DNA from Nerophis lumbriciformis linkage group LG06, RoL_Nlum_v2.1, whole genome shotgun sequence. It encodes these proteins:
- the LOC133608532 gene encoding low choriolytic enzyme-like, with the protein product MIFQTAALSFLLCSVQSSTIQGFSEKIQGNSDNTIADEEFSVSTLLERANVNVGKNPDDPLVMFGDIAVPSGLENADPCTQRGCLWPKSSDGNVYVPYRISNQYSSGERETIIQGLRSFAASTCVRFTPLNGQSDFVDIQSRSGCFSFVGRRGRAQVVSLSRRGCVFQQVIQHELLHALGFNHEQTRSDRDQHVRILLQNVISGMEGNFRRINTRNLGTPYDYNSVMHYGRFAFSRNRRPTIVPIPDNNVSIGRATQMSPVDIRRVNILYSCSSYLLPKSSRLA